A window of the Haloarcula rubripromontorii genome harbors these coding sequences:
- a CDS encoding ABC transporter permease, which translates to MSTDRGRIRITGFDADRVESREPLSDWTETRDTETESRWERAWREFRRNRSAMLGLYIVTAMALLAVFARPITVAGVTVQPFSLAPYDPSAILYAQGLDVSAYEAPSLAHPFGTDGSARDVFSRVLYGGRFSLSIGFIVVLVTAAIGLVYGAVAGYYGGRVDEVMMRILDLIFAFPGLLLALIIVAVLGKGYWELVLAFTAIGWAGYARLIRGEILKVKENEYVLAAKALGARDRRVIFRHVVPNAVAPLVVQASLSIGTVVIGVAALGFLGLGLPPGSAEWGTMLDQTRETIVQGPGGSIPWWVTVFPGGAIFLFVMSMNLIGDGINDALDAQEGEDVARGGEV; encoded by the coding sequence ATGAGTACGGACCGAGGACGCATCCGGATAACGGGGTTCGACGCCGACCGCGTCGAGTCCCGCGAACCGCTATCCGACTGGACAGAGACGAGAGACACCGAGACGGAGAGTCGCTGGGAGCGCGCCTGGCGCGAGTTCCGCCGGAACCGTAGCGCGATGCTCGGGCTGTACATCGTTACAGCGATGGCGCTGCTCGCGGTGTTCGCCCGTCCGATTACGGTCGCGGGCGTCACCGTCCAGCCGTTCTCGCTCGCGCCGTACGACCCGAGCGCCATCCTGTACGCACAGGGCCTCGACGTGAGCGCCTACGAGGCCCCGTCGCTGGCCCATCCGTTCGGGACCGACGGCTCCGCGCGGGACGTGTTCTCCCGCGTGCTGTACGGCGGCCGGTTCAGCCTCTCTATCGGCTTCATCGTCGTTCTCGTCACCGCCGCCATCGGGCTGGTGTACGGCGCGGTTGCCGGCTACTACGGCGGCCGGGTCGACGAGGTGATGATGCGGATACTCGATCTGATCTTCGCGTTCCCCGGCCTCCTGCTGGCGCTGATTATCGTCGCCGTCCTCGGCAAGGGGTACTGGGAGCTGGTACTCGCGTTCACGGCCATCGGCTGGGCCGGCTACGCCCGGCTGATACGCGGCGAGATTCTGAAAGTCAAGGAAAACGAGTACGTGCTGGCGGCGAAGGCGCTGGGGGCGCGGGACCGGCGGGTCATCTTCAGACACGTCGTCCCCAACGCCGTCGCGCCGCTTGTCGTCCAGGCGTCGCTGTCCATCGGCACCGTCGTCATCGGCGTGGCGGCGCTTGGGTTCCTCGGGCTGGGTCTCCCGCCCGGCTCCGCCGAGTGGGGCACGATGCTGGACCAGACCCGCGAGACCATCGTCCAGGGGCCGGGCGGGTCGATTCCCTGGTGGGTCACCGTCTTCCCGGGCGG
- a CDS encoding ABC transporter permease — MSLRRFIAVRVAATVPILFGVSVLTFALVHLTPGDPIDQMVALNPQISAAEEAAIRARYGLDGPVWQQYLTWMGNVLQGDLGTVISVDQPVLPYIMARLPETIALGLFGWAIALLIAIPTGIYAAVNKDTLGDDISRVFALSGISLPNFWLGLMLILVFALWLDLWPVLAPDKPLLSAEMLWYLVLPGVTIGTASSATLMRVMRSSMAEELNKEYVTAARAKGLPERTVVLKHVLRNSLISVTTIAAFLTASIFGGAVVVEQVFAWPGLGRAFVGAIVGREVDLIMAITLFTGVTIILANLLADIMYAVLDPRIRYD; from the coding sequence ATGAGCCTCAGACGATTCATCGCGGTTCGCGTGGCGGCGACGGTGCCGATACTGTTCGGCGTCTCGGTGCTTACCTTCGCGCTGGTCCACCTGACGCCGGGAGACCCAATCGACCAGATGGTCGCCCTGAACCCGCAGATTTCGGCGGCCGAAGAGGCGGCGATACGCGCCAGGTACGGCCTCGACGGACCGGTCTGGCAGCAGTATCTCACGTGGATGGGCAACGTCCTGCAGGGCGACCTCGGGACGGTCATCAGCGTCGACCAGCCGGTCTTGCCCTACATCATGGCCCGGCTCCCCGAGACCATCGCGCTGGGGCTGTTCGGCTGGGCCATCGCCCTGCTCATCGCCATTCCGACCGGCATCTACGCGGCGGTGAACAAGGATACGCTGGGCGATGACATCTCGCGGGTGTTCGCGCTGTCGGGCATCTCCCTGCCGAACTTCTGGCTCGGCCTGATGCTCATCCTCGTATTCGCGCTCTGGCTGGACCTCTGGCCCGTCTTGGCTCCGGATAAACCGCTGCTTTCGGCCGAGATGCTGTGGTATCTCGTCCTCCCGGGGGTCACCATCGGGACGGCGTCGTCGGCGACGCTGATGCGCGTGATGCGGTCGTCGATGGCCGAGGAACTGAACAAGGAGTACGTCACGGCGGCGCGGGCGAAGGGGCTTCCAGAGCGGACGGTGGTGTTGAAACACGTCCTGCGGAACTCGCTCATCTCGGTGACCACCATCGCCGCGTTCCTGACCGCGAGCATCTTCGGCGGCGCCGTCGTCGTCGAGCAGGTGTTCGCCTGGCCCGGCCTCGGTCGGGCCTTCGTCGGCGCCATCGTCGGCCGCGAGGTCGACCTCATCATGGCAATCACGCTGTTTACCGGCGTGACAATCATCCTCGCAAACCTGCTTGCAGACATCATGTACGCTGTACTTGACCCACGAATCCGCTATGATTGA